The following are encoded together in the Anaerostipes caccae L1-92 genome:
- the ispD gene encoding 2-C-methyl-D-erythritol 4-phosphate cytidylyltransferase: protein MKEKIVAIVLGAGEGKRMGSGIPKQYMIIKSRPLIYYALKAFEHSPVDEVILVTGEDEIDYCQKYIVDKYQFEKVSRIVAGGRERYESVYLGLRSIGEADYVLIHDGARPMLNADIIRKCIINVRRHKACVVGMPSKDTIKVVDNDTYAVSTPPRRKLWQVQTPQCFDFNLIYDAYQKLMDSGDTTATDDGMVLENYGDQRVKVKLIEGSYDNIKVTTPEDVRIAGSLVKARKLFRFLHNVHDKIIYLQMKILQKRFFTKKKK, encoded by the coding sequence ATGAAGGAGAAAATCGTAGCCATAGTACTTGGCGCGGGAGAAGGGAAACGCATGGGGAGCGGGATTCCCAAACAGTATATGATCATTAAGTCGAGACCTCTGATCTACTACGCCCTGAAAGCTTTTGAACACAGTCCGGTGGATGAAGTCATCTTAGTAACCGGAGAGGATGAGATTGACTACTGTCAGAAATATATTGTAGACAAATATCAGTTTGAAAAGGTGAGCAGAATCGTAGCCGGCGGCCGGGAGCGGTACGAGTCTGTCTATCTCGGGCTGAGAAGCATTGGAGAGGCAGACTATGTCTTGATTCACGACGGAGCGAGGCCGATGCTGAATGCCGATATTATACGGAAATGTATTATCAATGTGCGCAGGCATAAAGCTTGTGTGGTCGGTATGCCTTCAAAAGATACAATCAAGGTTGTAGACAATGACACTTATGCTGTTTCGACACCTCCAAGAAGAAAGCTCTGGCAGGTCCAGACTCCTCAGTGTTTTGATTTTAATCTGATCTATGATGCCTATCAGAAGTTGATGGACAGCGGAGATACTACGGCAACCGATGACGGTATGGTACTTGAAAATTATGGAGATCAGAGAGTTAAAGTGAAGCTTATTGAAGGAAGTTATGACAATATTAAGGTGACAACTCCCGAGGATGTGAGAATCGCAGGAAGCCTTGTGAAGGCCAGAAAACTGTTCCGGTTCCTGCACAATGTCCATGATAAGATTATTTATCTGCAGATGAAGATACTGCAGAAGCGGTTTTTTACAAAAAAGAAAAAATAG
- the tsaD gene encoding tRNA (adenosine(37)-N6)-threonylcarbamoyltransferase complex transferase subunit TsaD, protein MDKNIKILAIESSCDETAAAVVENGRSVKSNIISSQIELHKLYGGVVPEIASRKHIEKINYVIREALNEAGETLDSIDAVAVTYGPGLVGALLVGVAEAKAIAFAKNKPLVGVHHIEGHICANYIEHHELEPPFLCLVVSGGHTHLVDVKDYGVYEIIGRTRDDAAGEAFDKVARSIGLGYPGGPKIEALAREGNKEAIKFPRAKVDDAPNDFSFSGLKSSVLNYLNKCEMKGEEVNRADVAASFQEAVVDVLSTHGVEAAKNLGYRKLAIAGGVASNGAFREKIQTRCREAGIAFYHPSPILCTDNAAMIGAAGYYEYMNGARSGWDLNAVPGLKIGQR, encoded by the coding sequence ATGGATAAAAATATTAAAATACTGGCAATTGAATCTTCCTGCGATGAGACTGCCGCCGCAGTAGTGGAAAATGGGAGAAGTGTCAAATCCAATATTATTTCATCACAGATAGAACTACATAAGCTGTACGGCGGAGTCGTACCGGAGATCGCATCGAGAAAACATATCGAAAAGATCAACTATGTGATCAGAGAGGCGCTGAATGAGGCGGGTGAGACTTTGGATTCTATTGATGCGGTAGCAGTTACCTATGGACCAGGACTCGTTGGAGCTTTGCTCGTGGGTGTAGCGGAGGCAAAGGCAATCGCTTTTGCTAAAAACAAGCCCCTGGTAGGGGTGCATCATATTGAAGGGCATATTTGTGCCAATTATATAGAACACCACGAGCTGGAACCTCCGTTTTTATGTCTTGTTGTATCCGGCGGACATACACATCTGGTGGATGTAAAAGATTACGGTGTCTATGAAATCATCGGGCGTACTAGGGACGATGCTGCGGGAGAGGCCTTTGACAAGGTGGCCAGGTCCATCGGTCTCGGCTATCCTGGAGGTCCAAAGATCGAAGCTCTGGCAAGAGAAGGCAATAAAGAAGCGATTAAGTTTCCAAGGGCAAAAGTGGACGATGCGCCGAATGATTTCAGTTTCAGCGGACTGAAGTCCTCTGTTCTGAATTATCTGAATAAGTGTGAGATGAAGGGGGAAGAAGTAAACCGGGCAGATGTGGCGGCTTCTTTTCAGGAAGCTGTTGTGGATGTGCTCAGTACTCACGGCGTTGAAGCGGCAAAGAATCTCGGCTACCGGAAACTTGCGATTGCCGGGGGAGTGGCTTCCAACGGAGCTTTCAGGGAGAAAATTCAGACCAGATGCCGGGAAGCAGGAATTGCATTTTATCATCCATCACCCATATTATGTACAGATAACGCGGCAATGATCGGAGCTGCAGGGTATTATGAATATATGAACGGAGCCAGAAGCGGCTGGGATCTGAATGCGGTTCCGGGGTTGAAGATCGGCCAGAGATAA
- a CDS encoding ribonuclease Z, with amino-acid sequence MLDVCLLGTGGMMPLPYRKLTACMTRFNGHDVLIDCGEGTQVAIKERGWSVKPLDAICFTHFHADHISGLPGLLLTLGNAERTEPLLIIGPKGVERVVQSLRVIAPDLPFEIEFLELSGKQQVIPMDGYQIEAFRVQHNIMCYGYNMIIPRAGKFDPEKARLNDIPMKYWSRLQKGETIEADGRILTSDMILGESRKGIKLTYCTDTRPVPFIAENARGADLFICEGMYGEEGKEKKAKEYKHMTFYEAARLAKQADVGQLWLTHYSPSLVRPEEFMGKVREIFPRSKAGKDGKTVTLDFCEE; translated from the coding sequence ATGTTAGATGTATGTTTATTAGGTACCGGGGGCATGATGCCTCTTCCATATCGGAAACTGACGGCGTGCATGACCAGGTTCAATGGCCATGACGTGCTGATTGACTGCGGCGAAGGAACACAGGTGGCGATCAAAGAACGGGGGTGGAGTGTGAAGCCTCTGGATGCCATCTGTTTTACGCATTTTCACGCAGACCATATCAGCGGACTTCCGGGTCTTTTGCTGACACTTGGAAATGCCGAGCGGACGGAACCGTTATTGATCATTGGGCCGAAAGGTGTGGAGCGGGTCGTACAGTCCTTAAGGGTCATTGCTCCGGATCTCCCGTTTGAGATCGAATTTTTGGAATTATCCGGCAAACAACAGGTGATTCCTATGGACGGATATCAGATCGAGGCGTTCCGGGTACAGCATAACATTATGTGCTATGGATATAATATGATCATACCGAGAGCCGGAAAATTCGATCCGGAAAAGGCAAGGCTGAACGACATCCCGATGAAGTACTGGAGCCGTCTTCAGAAAGGCGAGACGATAGAAGCCGACGGACGTATCTTAACCAGTGATATGATCCTCGGTGAATCAAGAAAAGGGATTAAACTGACTTATTGTACGGACACAAGACCTGTCCCTTTCATAGCAGAAAATGCCCGTGGTGCAGATCTGTTCATCTGTGAGGGCATGTATGGGGAAGAAGGCAAAGAGAAAAAGGCAAAAGAGTATAAACATATGACATTTTATGAAGCTGCAAGGCTTGCGAAACAGGCAGATGTGGGTCAGCTCTGGCTGACCCATTACAGCCCGTCTTTGGTAAGACCAGAGGAATTTATGGGAAAGGTCAGAGAAATCTTTCCGAGATCCAAGGCCGGAAAGGACGGAAAAACGGTTACTTTGGATTTTTGTGAGGAATAG
- the rimI gene encoding ribosomal protein S18-alanine N-acetyltransferase gives MKKPIFEVREKDLAMIAELEKQCFSDPWSLRTIEDAFRQKDYFIYVWRDMKRVSGYVIGRLAADEGELLRVGVLPFIRNFGIGARLVRVLQEELAKRFVSAVYLEVRESNKPAIRMYKKQGFIVQGRRPKYYRNPMEDAVLMRWDVPAQSLPVVSEEKPSYNETHKEENEMKCNLCGRTIKEKEDFFKGEKEWGYFSGKDLECHEFYLCEHCYDELVKKFKIPVSVKEKKEVLT, from the coding sequence ATGAAGAAACCAATATTTGAGGTAAGAGAAAAGGATCTTGCGATGATTGCAGAGCTGGAAAAGCAGTGTTTTTCAGATCCGTGGTCTCTCCGCACGATCGAGGACGCCTTCAGACAAAAGGATTATTTTATATATGTATGGCGTGACATGAAACGCGTCAGCGGTTATGTCATAGGCCGCCTGGCGGCAGATGAGGGAGAACTGCTCAGAGTTGGTGTTCTGCCTTTTATACGGAATTTCGGCATTGGAGCACGGCTGGTCCGCGTTCTGCAGGAGGAGCTTGCAAAAAGATTTGTCTCCGCTGTATATCTGGAAGTGAGAGAATCCAACAAGCCGGCGATCCGCATGTATAAAAAGCAGGGATTTATCGTTCAGGGCCGGCGACCCAAATATTACCGGAATCCGATGGAAGACGCTGTTTTAATGCGCTGGGACGTTCCGGCCCAGTCATTACCAGTAGTATCGGAAGAAAAACCTTCTTATAATGAGACCCATAAGGAGGAGAATGAGATGAAGTGCAACTTATGTGGTCGAACAATCAAAGAGAAGGAAGATTTTTTTAAAGGTGAGAAGGAGTGGGGATATTTTTCAGGCAAAGATCTGGAATGCCATGAATTTTATCTTTGCGAACATTGTTATGATGAACTGGTAAAAAAATTTAAAATACCGGTTTCTGTGAAAGAAAAGAAAGAAGTCTTGACTTAG
- the tsaB gene encoding tRNA (adenosine(37)-N6)-threonylcarbamoyltransferase complex dimerization subunit type 1 TsaB encodes MKILALDSSGLVASAAYLVDGVMVAEYTVNDKLTHSQTLLPMLDVMRKQVGFELTELDAVAAAMGPGSFTGLRIGAATVKGLGLALDKPVIPVPSVDGLAFQLYGAQGIICPIMDARRNQVYTGFYRFERGQFKVIKEQCAQSMQDTLDQLDQLADFEDTVIFLGDGVPVHRETISEQLGEKAFFAPEFAGRQRAGAVGALAGIYYQQGKFVTADDFEPEYLRKSQAEREREERLKHEETNI; translated from the coding sequence ATGAAGATTTTAGCGTTGGATAGTTCAGGGCTTGTGGCATCGGCTGCTTATCTTGTGGACGGTGTAATGGTTGCAGAGTATACGGTCAATGATAAACTTACCCATTCACAGACGCTGCTTCCCATGCTGGATGTGATGAGAAAACAGGTGGGATTTGAGCTGACGGAACTGGATGCTGTTGCAGCAGCCATGGGGCCGGGCTCTTTTACCGGGCTTCGGATCGGGGCAGCCACAGTAAAAGGGCTCGGCCTGGCTCTGGACAAGCCGGTTATTCCGGTCCCGTCCGTGGACGGCCTGGCTTTTCAGCTGTACGGAGCGCAGGGAATCATCTGTCCCATCATGGATGCAAGAAGGAATCAGGTTTATACCGGATTTTACCGTTTTGAGCGCGGACAGTTTAAAGTAATAAAAGAACAATGTGCCCAGAGCATGCAGGATACGCTGGATCAGCTGGATCAGCTGGCGGATTTTGAGGATACGGTAATTTTCCTGGGGGATGGGGTGCCTGTCCATAGGGAAACGATCTCAGAACAGTTGGGTGAAAAGGCTTTTTTTGCTCCTGAATTTGCGGGGCGGCAGAGAGCCGGTGCAGTGGGGGCACTGGCCGGTATCTATTACCAACAGGGAAAGTTTGTCACGGCAGATGATTTTGAGCCTGAATATTTACGAAAGTCCCAGGCTGAAAGGGAAAGAGAAGAACGGCTGAAACATGAAGAAACCAATATTTGA
- the tsaE gene encoding tRNA (adenosine(37)-N6)-threonylcarbamoyltransferase complex ATPase subunit type 1 TsaE, whose translation MTESFSYEDTFRTGFLLGEKAGPGDVYCLCGDLGVGKTVFTQGFAKGLGVEEPVQSPTFTIVQEYEEGRLPFYHFDVYRIGDVEEMDEIGYEDYIYGQGVSLIEWANLIEEILPEHYTKITISKNLERGFDYREIKIEEI comes from the coding sequence ATGACAGAAAGCTTCAGTTATGAGGATACATTTCGTACAGGCTTCCTGCTGGGAGAAAAGGCCGGACCTGGAGATGTGTACTGTCTCTGCGGAGATTTAGGAGTCGGCAAGACAGTCTTTACCCAGGGATTTGCAAAGGGTCTTGGAGTAGAGGAACCTGTGCAGAGTCCTACTTTTACGATCGTGCAGGAGTATGAAGAAGGACGTCTGCCTTTTTACCATTTCGATGTCTACCGCATTGGGGATGTGGAGGAGATGGACGAAATTGGATATGAAGATTACATTTACGGGCAGGGAGTTTCTCTGATTGAGTGGGCCAACTTGATTGAGGAGATCCTGCCTGAACATTATACGAAGATTACGATTTCCAAAAACCTGGAACGGGGATTTGATTACCGGGAAATTAAGATTGAGGAGATATAG
- a CDS encoding YcxB family protein: MNFKIRLTAKDLYQFSMTHAYNGQSGIFTVICVLVGIMMVFRGTAAGGGMYYAMLGVLMIALFTIVTPLILYMKAKKQAAGNPMYQNETEYDLQEDGIHVVMGDQTGIIPWNQIFKIRHSRGMYILYTGKQSAFIYPDAALGEQKDEIMNYIYQHVPASTKLPKYAKRS; encoded by the coding sequence ATGAATTTTAAAATTAGATTAACTGCAAAAGATCTGTATCAGTTCTCTATGACCCATGCATATAATGGACAGTCAGGGATTTTTACAGTTATCTGCGTTTTAGTCGGGATTATGATGGTATTCCGCGGCACAGCAGCCGGAGGCGGAATGTATTATGCAATGCTTGGAGTATTAATGATCGCACTTTTCACGATCGTCACACCGCTTATTTTGTATATGAAGGCAAAGAAACAGGCAGCAGGGAATCCAATGTATCAAAACGAAACGGAATATGATCTTCAGGAAGACGGAATTCATGTGGTAATGGGAGATCAAACGGGCATCATTCCCTGGAATCAGATCTTCAAGATCAGACACAGCAGAGGAATGTATATTTTATATACAGGAAAACAAAGTGCATTTATCTATCCTGATGCAGCACTCGGAGAACAGAAAGATGAGATCATGAATTATATTTATCAGCATGTACCGGCCAGTACAAAGCTTCCAAAGTATGCAAAGAGGTCTTAG
- a CDS encoding stage V sporulation T C-terminal domain-containing protein, which produces MRATGIVRRIDDLGRIVIPKEIRKTMHIRESDPLEIFTEHDGSIILKKYSPIGEMGQIAKQYAESIAATLPHTICICDQDSVIAAAGPNGKKLSGKLLHEQAEQIIIDRGQFSAAKGDQNFVPIISDFPDEFTNQAVATIIAEGDAIGLVCILSNENKMNEQDLTIAKIGASFLGKQMED; this is translated from the coding sequence ATGAGAGCAACAGGAATAGTACGACGTATTGATGACTTGGGAAGGATCGTAATTCCGAAAGAAATCCGCAAGACAATGCATATCAGAGAAAGTGATCCTTTGGAGATATTTACGGAACACGACGGAAGCATTATTCTAAAAAAATATTCTCCGATCGGGGAAATGGGGCAGATAGCAAAACAGTACGCTGAGTCCATAGCTGCAACCCTTCCTCATACAATCTGTATCTGTGATCAGGATTCCGTCATCGCCGCCGCAGGTCCGAACGGAAAAAAACTGTCCGGAAAACTCCTGCATGAGCAGGCAGAACAGATCATCATTGACCGCGGACAGTTCAGCGCAGCCAAGGGAGATCAGAATTTTGTTCCGATCATCTCCGATTTTCCTGATGAATTTACAAATCAGGCTGTGGCTACGATTATTGCCGAAGGAGATGCTATCGGACTGGTCTGTATTCTTTCCAATGAAAACAAAATGAATGAACAGGACCTGACCATCGCAAAAATAGGTGCATCTTTCCTCGGTAAGCAAATGGAAGATTAG
- the uvrA gene encoding excinuclease ABC subunit UvrA, with protein MKKDVIRIRGAKEHNLKNVDLQIPRNEFVVLTGLSGSGKSSLAFDTIYAEGQRRYMESLSSYARQFLGQMEKPDVDSIEGLSPAISIDQKSTNRNPRSTVGTVTEIYDYFRLLYARIGIPHCPKCGKPISRQTVDQMADRIMELKEGTKFQLLAPIVRGRKGRHEKIFSNAKRSGYVRVRVDGNIYDLEEEITLDKNKKHSIEIVVDRLAVRPGIEKRLTDSIETTLDLADGLMTVDIIGGEPMNFSQSFSCPDCDISIDEIEPRSFSFNNPFGACPVCHGLGYKMEFDVDLMIPDPKLSIAEGAIQVMGWQSCTDKKSYTRAILDALAKEYKFDLNTPFKDYPKKIRDVILYGTNGKEVKVHYTGQRGQGVYDVSFEGLIRNVGRRYRESSESMKAEYENYMTVTPCEECHGQRLKAESLAVTVAGKNIAEMCDMSVGEISVFLDEMELTDRQQFIGSQILKEIKARVGFLNNVGLEYLTLSRATGTLSGGEAQRIRLATQIGSGLVGVAYILDEPSIGLHQRDNDKLINTLKNLKDLGNTLLVVEHDEDTMLAADHIVDVGPGAGEYGGEIVAQGTAQQIMKNKKSITGAYLSGRIKIPVPEERREPSGWMKVIGARENNLKNIDVDIPLGIFTCVTGVSGSGKSSLINQIVYKRLAKELNRAKIKAGKHTDIEGFDQLDKIIDIDQSPIGRTPRSNPATYTGVFDQIRDLFAMTKDARSRGYNKGRFSFNKKGGRCEACAGDGIIKIEMHFLPDVYVPCEVCQGKRYNRETLEVLYKGKSIYDVLNMTVEEACEFFSNIPSISRKMETLRDVGLSYIRLGQPSTQLSGGEAQRIKLATELSKRSTGKTIYILDEPTTGLHFADVHKLVDILSKLTEGGNTVIVIEHNLEVIKTADYIIDIGPEGGNKGGTVVAQGTPEEICKAEQSYTGKYLKKYLDK; from the coding sequence ATGAAGAAGGATGTTATCCGGATCAGAGGAGCGAAAGAACATAATTTAAAAAATGTGGATTTACAAATACCCAGGAACGAGTTCGTTGTTCTCACAGGACTGAGCGGTTCCGGGAAATCCTCCCTGGCATTCGATACAATTTATGCGGAAGGGCAGAGGAGATATATGGAGTCTCTGTCCTCCTATGCAAGACAGTTTCTCGGACAGATGGAAAAGCCGGATGTAGACAGTATTGAAGGTCTGTCGCCCGCTATTTCCATCGACCAGAAATCTACCAACCGAAATCCCAGGTCCACAGTGGGCACAGTGACGGAAATTTATGATTATTTCCGTCTGCTGTACGCCAGGATCGGGATTCCGCACTGCCCTAAGTGTGGGAAACCGATCAGCAGACAGACCGTAGACCAGATGGCAGACCGGATCATGGAACTTAAAGAGGGAACAAAGTTTCAGCTTCTGGCGCCGATCGTCCGCGGAAGGAAGGGAAGGCACGAAAAGATTTTCTCAAATGCCAAGAGAAGCGGGTATGTCCGTGTCAGGGTTGATGGAAACATTTATGATCTGGAGGAAGAGATCACACTGGACAAAAATAAAAAGCACAGCATTGAGATCGTTGTGGACCGGCTGGCAGTGCGCCCGGGGATTGAAAAGAGACTGACGGATTCTATTGAGACAACGCTGGACCTGGCGGACGGATTAATGACTGTGGATATTATTGGAGGAGAACCGATGAATTTCAGCCAGAGTTTTTCCTGTCCTGACTGTGATATCAGCATTGACGAGATTGAGCCGAGAAGCTTTTCTTTTAACAATCCGTTCGGAGCCTGCCCGGTATGTCACGGTCTCGGATATAAGATGGAATTTGATGTGGATCTTATGATTCCTGACCCAAAACTGAGCATTGCGGAAGGTGCGATTCAGGTGATGGGCTGGCAGTCCTGTACAGACAAGAAAAGTTATACCCGGGCGATCCTCGATGCTCTTGCAAAAGAATATAAATTTGACCTAAACACACCTTTTAAAGACTATCCGAAAAAGATCAGAGACGTGATTCTTTACGGAACAAATGGAAAAGAAGTGAAGGTTCATTATACAGGCCAGAGGGGACAGGGTGTTTATGATGTATCCTTTGAAGGTCTGATCAGGAATGTAGGCCGAAGATACCGGGAATCCTCTGAATCTATGAAGGCAGAGTACGAAAATTACATGACGGTCACCCCATGTGAGGAGTGTCACGGACAGAGACTGAAGGCAGAGTCACTGGCTGTGACTGTGGCAGGAAAAAATATTGCGGAAATGTGTGACATGTCTGTGGGAGAAATTTCTGTCTTTTTGGACGAGATGGAACTGACAGACCGGCAGCAGTTTATTGGAAGCCAGATTTTAAAGGAAATTAAGGCCAGAGTAGGGTTCCTCAACAATGTGGGGCTTGAATACCTGACACTTTCCAGGGCAACCGGAACACTTTCCGGGGGAGAAGCCCAGAGAATACGCCTTGCAACCCAGATCGGATCGGGTCTTGTGGGTGTGGCATATATTTTGGACGAACCAAGCATCGGTCTGCATCAGAGAGACAATGACAAACTCATCAATACCCTGAAAAATTTAAAAGATCTGGGAAATACCCTGCTGGTCGTGGAACACGATGAGGATACGATGCTGGCAGCGGATCATATTGTGGACGTTGGACCCGGAGCCGGAGAGTACGGCGGTGAGATTGTAGCCCAGGGAACCGCCCAGCAGATCATGAAGAATAAAAAATCCATCACCGGTGCATATCTTAGCGGAAGGATTAAAATACCGGTTCCGGAGGAGCGCAGAGAGCCTTCCGGCTGGATGAAGGTAATTGGTGCCAGAGAGAATAACCTCAAAAATATCGATGTGGATATCCCTCTGGGAATCTTTACCTGTGTGACCGGTGTATCCGGTTCCGGGAAGAGTTCTCTGATTAATCAGATTGTTTATAAGAGACTGGCGAAAGAGCTGAACCGTGCAAAAATCAAGGCGGGAAAACACACAGACATCGAAGGCTTTGACCAGCTGGATAAGATCATCGATATTGACCAGTCTCCGATCGGACGGACACCGAGATCAAATCCTGCGACTTACACGGGTGTATTTGATCAGATCAGAGATTTGTTTGCCATGACAAAGGACGCAAGAAGCCGCGGATACAATAAAGGTAGGTTCAGCTTTAATAAAAAGGGCGGAAGATGTGAGGCATGCGCCGGGGACGGGATCATTAAGATCGAGATGCATTTCCTTCCGGATGTGTATGTTCCCTGTGAAGTGTGTCAGGGAAAGAGGTACAACAGAGAAACACTGGAAGTTCTCTACAAAGGAAAGAGCATTTATGATGTCCTGAATATGACGGTTGAGGAAGCCTGTGAATTCTTTTCAAATATTCCGAGCATCAGCCGGAAGATGGAGACGCTGAGAGATGTGGGTCTTTCCTATATCCGTCTGGGGCAGCCTTCCACCCAGCTTTCCGGGGGAGAAGCCCAGAGAATCAAACTGGCTACGGAACTGAGCAAACGGAGTACAGGAAAGACAATCTATATTCTGGATGAACCTACTACAGGACTTCATTTTGCAGATGTCCATAAGCTGGTGGATATTTTGAGCAAGCTGACGGAAGGCGGCAATACCGTCATTGTCATCGAGCACAATCTGGAAGTCATAAAGACTGCGGATTATATTATCGACATAGGGCCGGAAGGCGGAAATAAGGGAGGAACTGTTGTAGCCCAGGGTACTCCTGAGGAGATATGTAAAGCAGAACAGTCTTATACCGGAAAATACCTGAAAAAATATCTGGATAAATAA
- the uvrB gene encoding excinuclease ABC subunit UvrB yields the protein MDHFELVSEFEPTGDQPEAIRQLVSGFKQGNQFETLLGVTGSGKTFTMANVIQELNKPTLIIAHNKTLAAQLYSEFKAFFPHNAVEYFVSYYDYYQPEAYVPSTDTYIEKDSSVNDEIDKLRHSATAALIERKDVIVVSSVSCIYGIGSKENYSEMMISLRPGMEKDRDQVIDELINIQYVRNELDFKRGTFRVKGDVLEILPVSTFEEAVRVEFFGDEIDRIVEFDVLTGEVKRSINFLAIFPASHYVVPQEQIEQAIVNIKQELAERVKYFQENDQLIEAQRIAERTNFDIEMLRETGFCSGIENYSRHLTGGKPGEPPSTLIDFFGDDFLVIVDESHITVPQIGGMYSGDQSRKSTLVDFGFRLPSAKDNRPLEFSEFESKIDQMMFVSATPSKYEAEHELLRAEQIIRPTGLLDPPIDVRPVKGQIDDLLSEVHKETEQGHKVLVTTLTKRMAEELTDYMREVGIRVKYLHSDIDTLERTEIVRDLRMDVFDVLVGINLLREGLDIPEITLVAILDADKEGFLRSETSLVQTVGRAARNSEGHVIMYADNMTDSMEAAISETNRRRAIQDQYNKEHGITPQTIQKDIRDLIKISDEEEAEQSNEKDIESMNKKELKENIERLTKKMNRAAAELNFEEAAALRDELKEYKIAYRDYDK from the coding sequence ATGGATCATTTTGAATTGGTATCTGAATTTGAGCCTACCGGGGATCAGCCGGAAGCGATCAGACAGCTGGTTTCCGGATTTAAGCAGGGGAATCAGTTTGAAACGCTGTTAGGGGTTACAGGTTCAGGAAAAACGTTTACAATGGCAAATGTCATTCAGGAATTAAATAAACCTACACTGATCATTGCCCATAACAAGACTCTGGCAGCACAGCTCTACAGTGAATTTAAAGCATTTTTTCCACATAATGCGGTGGAATATTTTGTGAGTTACTATGATTATTATCAGCCGGAGGCCTATGTGCCTTCCACAGATACCTATATTGAAAAAGACTCTTCCGTCAACGATGAGATTGATAAACTGAGACACAGCGCCACAGCCGCTCTCATAGAGAGGAAGGATGTGATCGTAGTATCCAGTGTTTCCTGTATCTACGGGATAGGAAGCAAGGAAAATTACTCTGAGATGATGATTTCCTTAAGACCCGGTATGGAGAAGGACAGGGATCAGGTGATCGATGAACTGATCAATATTCAGTACGTCCGAAACGAACTGGATTTTAAAAGGGGAACCTTCCGGGTGAAAGGTGATGTTCTGGAGATTCTTCCGGTCTCTACATTTGAGGAGGCTGTCCGGGTAGAGTTTTTTGGAGACGAGATCGACAGGATCGTGGAATTTGATGTTCTCACGGGAGAGGTCAAGAGAAGCATTAACTTTCTCGCCATATTTCCTGCATCCCACTACGTAGTGCCTCAGGAACAGATTGAGCAGGCCATCGTCAATATCAAACAGGAGCTGGCCGAGAGGGTGAAATATTTTCAGGAAAATGACCAGCTGATCGAGGCACAGAGGATTGCGGAACGAACGAATTTTGATATAGAGATGCTGAGGGAGACCGGGTTCTGTTCCGGCATCGAGAATTATTCCAGGCATCTGACCGGGGGTAAACCAGGGGAACCGCCAAGCACGCTGATCGATTTCTTTGGGGATGATTTTCTCGTGATCGTGGACGAGTCCCATATCACAGTGCCGCAGATCGGCGGAATGTATTCCGGAGATCAGTCCAGAAAGTCTACCCTGGTGGATTTCGGATTCCGTCTGCCGTCCGCGAAGGATAACCGACCGCTGGAATTCAGCGAATTTGAGAGCAAGATCGATCAGATGATGTTTGTTTCCGCAACGCCGAGCAAGTATGAAGCAGAGCATGAACTTCTCAGGGCAGAACAGATCATCCGCCCGACCGGACTTTTAGATCCGCCGATCGATGTGCGTCCGGTAAAAGGACAGATTGACGACCTTTTATCTGAAGTGCATAAAGAGACGGAACAGGGACATAAAGTTCTGGTTACCACTCTCACAAAGCGGATGGCGGAGGAGCTGACCGATTACATGAGGGAGGTTGGAATCCGTGTTAAATATCTGCATTCTGATATTGATACTCTTGAGCGTACAGAGATCGTCAGGGATTTGAGGATGGACGTGTTTGATGTGCTTGTCGGCATCAATCTGCTGAGAGAGGGACTGGATATTCCGGAGATCACACTCGTCGCGATCTTGGATGCAGATAAAGAAGGCTTTTTAAGATCAGAGACTTCTCTGGTGCAGACAGTGGGCCGTGCGGCGCGAAACAGTGAAGGACATGTTATCATGTACGCCGACAATATGACGGATTCCATGGAAGCCGCCATCAGTGAGACAAACCGCAGACGGGCGATCCAGGATCAGTACAATAAAGAGCACGGTATTACACCGCAGACGATTCAGAAGGATATACGTGATCTGATCAAGATTTCCGATGAGGAAGAAGCAGAGCAGTCCAATGAAAAAGATATCGAGTCTATGAACAAGAAAGAACTGAAGGAAAATATTGAACGGCTCACCAAGAAGATGAACAGGGCGGCGGCAGAGCTGAACTTTGAGGAGGCCGCAGCGCTGCGGGATGAGCTGAAAGAATATAAAATTGCTTACAGAGATTATGATAAGTAA